GCGCTGACCGGCGATCGAGTCGAGCTCGACGGACGACAGCTCCAGGAGGTGCTCGCCTCCGAGCAGTACGTCGACTCCCTGGTCGCTCCGCAGCGATTGCTGGCGTGCTTACGGGCGAACGGGATCGAGGACGGTTCCCCCCTCGGATCCAGGGAGATCAGCTTCAACGGGCAGCGAGCCCAGCTGATGGTGCTGTCCACCGGGGAGATCGGCCGGTTCCGGCTGCTGGCCGTTGGGCCGGAGTGCGGACCGGGCGATCCGGCGACGCTCTCGGACACCGTCGTGGGCGGCTGACCGAGAACCACGGCCGCGGACAACACCCGTGGCGGAGCCACCCGGCGGGACCGGTCCCCGTCCAACATGTGGGTGCGGGCACGTGTACGGAGGGGGCGGGAACAAGCGGGACCTAGTATCGCGTTGACGAACAAGCGCGGGGACATCTACCACCCGCGAACGAAGTGACCGAGGGAAGGGGCGCGGTGACTGGCGACGTCCGGAACCTGATCATCGTTGGCTCCGGCCCTGCCGGCTACACCGCAGCGGTGTACGCGGCCAGGGCCGAGCTGCAACCACTGGTCTTCGAGGGAACCCAGTACGGGGGAGAACTCATGACCACTACCGATGTGGAGAACTATCCCGGCTTTCGAGACGGGATCATGGGCCCCGAGTTGATGGAGCAGTTCCGCGCGCAGGCGGACCGCTTCGGGGCAGAGCTCAAGACCGAGGACGTCGACGGGATCGACCTCGGTGGCCCGGTCAAGACCGTGACCGCGCACGGTGTCGAGTACCGCGCGAAAGCCGTGGTCCTGGCGATGGGCGCGGCCGCGCGCTACGTCGGCGTCCCCGGGGAGGAGCAGCTGCTCGGGCGCGGCGTGTCGGCGTGCGCGACCTGCGACGGATTCTTCTTCCGGGATCAGGACATCGCCGTGGTCGGCGGGGGCGACTCCGCCATGGAGGAGGCGACCTTCCTCACCCGGTTCGCCCGTTCGGTGACGATCCTGCACCGCCGCGAGGACTTCCGCGCCTCCAAGATCATGCTCGAACGCGCGCAGGCGAACGAGAAGATCCACTGGCGCACCAACACGGTCGTCACAGCGGTCAACGGCGAGAGCACCGTCTCGGGGCTGACCGTGCGCGACACCGTAACCGGATCCGAGTCCGAACTCCCCGTCACCGGCATGTTCGTGGCGATCGGGCACGACCCGCGCAGCAAGCTCGTCTCCGATCAGGTCGAGGTGGACGAGGAAGGCTACGTGCAGGTGCGTCAGCCCTCCACCGCCACCGACATCCCTGGCGTGTTCGCGGCCGGTGACCTGGTGGACAAGACATACCGGCAGGCCGTCACGGCCGCCGGATCGGGTTGCTCGGCGGCCATCGACGCGGAACGCTGGCTCGCCGAACAGGAAGCCTCCGAAAGCGCCGAGGTCGCCTCGGAACTCGTCGGGGGTGGATACGGTCCCGCCGCCGAGGCCGACGCGGCGGCAGCCCGCTGACAACATCCGCAGCAGAGCAGAACACCGCAAAGGAGATGACATGTCCGCCAAGCCGGTTACCGTCGACGCAGACTCGTTCAAGAACGACGTGCTGAACAACGACAAGCCCGTACTGGTCGACTTCTGGGCCACCTGGTGCGGCCCGTGCAAGATGGTCGCCCCCGTTCTGGAGGAGATCGCCTCCGAGCACGAGGGCAAGATCACCATCGCCAAGCTCGACATCGACCAGAACCCCGGCGTCGCCAGGGACTACCAGGTGATGTCGGTTCCGACGCTGCTGCTGTTCTCCAACGGGGAGCCGGTCAAGCAGATCGTCGGTGCCAAGCCGAAGGCCCAGCTGCTGGAGGACCTGGCCGACTACCTGTGAAACCACGGCGGCCGTGTCCGGAAAGCGGCCCGCGCGTGAAGTTGATTCCGCCCGGCGGACTTTCCGGAGCAACCGCACGACGTGATCCCACCGTCCACGCCAAAACGAGCGAGGACGGTGGGATCACGTGTTTGCGCGGATTTCGATCAGCACGTCACACCCCGAGGAGCACCCTCCGATGTCGCGAGGGTCCGGCCCGTAACGTCACAGCGAGGCCGACAAGGCACAATGCATCGGAACGGACCGCATCCACTTACTGGTGTTTTACGGTTGGGTCGACGGTCGGGGCGGAGTGTTCTTTCGGCGCGGGCAGCACCGAAACGACCACGCTGTCCACCGGCACAGCCGTGGGGTCTCCCGCGCCGTTCTCTCGCGAGGACGGCCCGACGTGGTGTGGGTGGCCACCCGGAATCGGGGTACCCACAGCGGGCGGTTCCGCTCAGCAACCACCTACGACAACCGAAACGGAAAATCTCTATAAACTGATACTTGGGGGTAATGACACGTCCTTTGCGTCGGATCCGTCCGGCGCCTGAATCGAGCGAGGAGTGCATGCAGCTGCTCCACCGCGGTGACGTCGGCCCGGCAGTTTCCGAGATCAGAAACGTTCTGGTCGCGCTGGGCCTCTTACCACCGAACGGTCACGCGGGACCGATCATGTACGACGCGTCGGTGGAACACGCGGTACGGGCCTTCCAACAGCAACGGGGCCTGATCACCGACGGCGTCGTGGGACCGGCCACCTACCGGGCACTCACCGACGCCAAATGGCGACTCGGCGACCGCTCGCTCGCTTACTTCGTCTCCCGCCCGATCAGCGGCGACGACGTTTTCGCGTTGCAGGAACGACTGCTCGAGCTCGGCTACGACGCAGGACGTCCCGACGGCATCTTCGGCAGGCAGACCGAACACGCGCTGCGCAGCTTCCAGCGGGAGTACGCCCTCAACTCGGACGGCATCTGCGGCCCCGCCACGCTGCGCTCGCTGAGACAGCTCGCGCCGAAGGTCAGCGGCGGCAGGCCCGTCTACCTCCGCGAGCAGGAGAAGGTCCGGCGAGCGGGCCCCAAGCTGCGCGGCAAGCGCATAGTCATCGACCCCGGCCACGGTGGAAGCGACCGGGGAGCCGTGGTCAACGGCGTGGCCGAGGCTGACCTGGCCTGGGACTTCGCCCGGCGTCTCGAGGGGCGCATGGTGGCGACCGGGATGGAGGCGCTGATCGCCCGCGGGCCCAACTCCTGCCCACCCGATGCCGACCGGGCCGCCTTCGCCAACGAGGCGGGCGCCGACCTGTTCCTCTCGTTTCACGTGGACTCCAACCGCTCACCACAGGGCCAGGGAGTCGCGACCTTCCACTTCGGCACCGGCAACGGGACCACTTCGAACGTGGGGGAGGCCCTCTCCGGGTTCCTGCAACGCGAGATCGTGGCCCGTACCGGCATGCTGGACTGCCGCACCCATCCCAAGACCTGGGAAGTGCTGCGCTGGACGAAGATGCCCGCGGTCCGCGTGGAGGCGGGCTATCTGAGCAGCCCGGAGGACCACGCCCGACTGCTCGACCCCGGCTTCAGGGACGTCGTCGCGGAAGCGGTGCTGGTGGCCGTGAAACGGCTGTACCTGCTCGGCGAGGACGACCAGCCCACGGGGACCTTCACCTTCGACGATCTGTTGCGCTACGAGCTCGCCCGCGCCGAAGGGGCGTGAATCCCACGGCTCCACACTGCCCCGAGTAGTGATATCGGCCACTGTGGGCGAGGATTGTTCGAGGCACACGTTACACAGCCGTGAGCCGCACACGATGTGACGGTTAGAATCGCCGGTTAACCCGATCAGATCATTCCGTCTTGATCAGGGAAGACCACGCGGCGCACCACCGACCCCGGAGCGCGGAAATGTCCGATCACTCGAATCAGCCAGACTCGAACCAGCCCGAACAGCCGACGGAGCAGGCGTCGAACGAGTCGCAGGCCCCCGTCGCCCGGACGGGGAGCATGGGCAACCTCGACACCCACTCCGAACGGTATGCCGATCGCACGGCAGGCATGACGGCTTCCGAGATCCGAGCGCTGTTCGCGGTGGCCAGCAGGCCCGAGGTGGTTTCCCTCGCCGGTGGGATGCCGAACCTGGCGGCTCTGCCGCTGGACTCGCTTTCCGAGGAGATCGCCCGGCTGGTTTCCGAACAGGGGCAGGCCGCGCTCCAGTACGGCTCCGCGCACGGAGTTCCCGAACTCAGGGAACAGATCTGCGAGGTCATGGCCCTGGAGGGCATCTCGGCCCACCCGGACGACGTGATGGTGACCGTGGGTTCGCAGATGGCGCTGGACCTGGTCACCAGGATCTTCTGCGATCCGGGCGACGTGGTGCTGGCCGAAGGACCGTCCTATGTGGGCGCCATGGGGGCGTTCGCCACCTACCAGGCCGACGTGGTGCACGTGGCCATGGACGACGACGGACTGCGCCCGGACGCGCTGCGCCAGGCGATCGACGAGGTGCACCGTCAGGGCAAGAAGATCAAGCTCCTCTACACGATCCCCAACTTCCACAACCCGGCGGGCGTCACCCTCGCTCCCGAACGACGTCCGGAGATCCTGGAGATCTGCGCGCGGAACGGCATCCTCGTGCTGGAGGACAACCCGTACGGGCTGCTCGGCTTCGAGGGGCAGACCTACCCCTCGCTGCAGGCCCAGGACCCGGAGAACGTGGTCTACCTGGGATC
This genomic stretch from Actinopolyspora halophila DSM 43834 harbors:
- a CDS encoding N-acetylmuramoyl-L-alanine amidase — translated: MQLLHRGDVGPAVSEIRNVLVALGLLPPNGHAGPIMYDASVEHAVRAFQQQRGLITDGVVGPATYRALTDAKWRLGDRSLAYFVSRPISGDDVFALQERLLELGYDAGRPDGIFGRQTEHALRSFQREYALNSDGICGPATLRSLRQLAPKVSGGRPVYLREQEKVRRAGPKLRGKRIVIDPGHGGSDRGAVVNGVAEADLAWDFARRLEGRMVATGMEALIARGPNSCPPDADRAAFANEAGADLFLSFHVDSNRSPQGQGVATFHFGTGNGTTSNVGEALSGFLQREIVARTGMLDCRTHPKTWEVLRWTKMPAVRVEAGYLSSPEDHARLLDPGFRDVVAEAVLVAVKRLYLLGEDDQPTGTFTFDDLLRYELARAEGA
- the trxA gene encoding thioredoxin, producing MSAKPVTVDADSFKNDVLNNDKPVLVDFWATWCGPCKMVAPVLEEIASEHEGKITIAKLDIDQNPGVARDYQVMSVPTLLLFSNGEPVKQIVGAKPKAQLLEDLADYL
- a CDS encoding PLP-dependent aminotransferase family protein codes for the protein MSDHSNQPDSNQPEQPTEQASNESQAPVARTGSMGNLDTHSERYADRTAGMTASEIRALFAVASRPEVVSLAGGMPNLAALPLDSLSEEIARLVSEQGQAALQYGSAHGVPELREQICEVMALEGISAHPDDVMVTVGSQMALDLVTRIFCDPGDVVLAEGPSYVGAMGAFATYQADVVHVAMDDDGLRPDALRQAIDEVHRQGKKIKLLYTIPNFHNPAGVTLAPERRPEILEICARNGILVLEDNPYGLLGFEGQTYPSLQAQDPENVVYLGSFSKIFASGMRVGWVLAPHAVREKLVLAAESATLCPPTLNQMIVSRYLSTHDWLGQIKAFREQYRERRDAMLGALEQYMPEGCEWTHPEGGFFVWFTAPEGVDAKAMLPRAVTQRVAYASGTGFYRDQLGSRQMRLSFCYPTPERIREGVRRLANTLNEEMDLLRTFGPTGQRDISGPQAPSPDTA
- the trxB gene encoding thioredoxin-disulfide reductase, whose translation is MTGDVRNLIIVGSGPAGYTAAVYAARAELQPLVFEGTQYGGELMTTTDVENYPGFRDGIMGPELMEQFRAQADRFGAELKTEDVDGIDLGGPVKTVTAHGVEYRAKAVVLAMGAAARYVGVPGEEQLLGRGVSACATCDGFFFRDQDIAVVGGGDSAMEEATFLTRFARSVTILHRREDFRASKIMLERAQANEKIHWRTNTVVTAVNGESTVSGLTVRDTVTGSESELPVTGMFVAIGHDPRSKLVSDQVEVDEEGYVQVRQPSTATDIPGVFAAGDLVDKTYRQAVTAAGSGCSAAIDAERWLAEQEASESAEVASELVGGGYGPAAEADAAAAR